The window GGCTTCGAGGTCGACTTGCTGTGGAGTGAGGAAAACGCGATCCATGTTCTCGGCTGAGGCAGTCTGGCCCACTTCAAGAGCATCAAAGATGGTGCCGCCACCATCGTTGCCCACAATCACTTGAACGCGAGGGCGCTCTTCCTGGGTCCCGAACAACATCGAGCCCGCATCATGCAGTGCTGCGAGATCCCCCACCACAATGCGTGTCAGGGCGTTCTCTGTGGCCAGAGCAATACCGATTCCGGTGCCAATGGTTCCGTCGATGCCGGCTAGACCGCGGTTAGCGTGAACGCTGATCTTCTTACCCCCGACAAACTTGTCAGCAACACGAATCAAGCGCGATGCGGCAAAAACCAGACGGTCGTGTGGCCAGGTTGAGCGCCAGACCGCATCGACAAGAAGCTCACGAGAAATCTTCACGCGTGAGGCAGCCAGTTCCGCCGCCAGGAAGGCCTTCTTATCTTCCATGCTGTCTGAGCGTGACGCGGTCACGTTCGGTGCAGTAGCAAGTGCTGCATCGATTGCTGTTGATTCATAGCGCTCAAACGCTTCTCGGCCAGAAACAATCCAGAGTCCTAGCCAGTCACGATCTGTTTCTCCTGGTTCGACTGTCACGTCATTGACAAAAGAGGAGACATTGAGACCGGGGTTGTAACCCTCAGGTGCTACACCTCGAACCACGACGGTTTGGACGCCGGTGCTGGAGTCACCAATCAGCGCGGGAATCTCTCGACTGAGCGTGGGGTGGCCAAAGACCACAATGCGTTCAATCTGCGAAGTGAGTTCAGGGTTTGCCAGAAGTTCACGATAGGCAGGAACAAGGTTTCGGCCGAAGCGTGCGCCACTGGTGACCTCGGCAATGAGTGGCCAGCCGCCCTCATGAGCTACCTGTTCAGCACGAGGACCCGCATCTGCTCCAGCTATCACAATCGTGTTGGGCCCACGCGTGAGCTCAATGGTGATGCCTGGTTCAATGCGACGTTCAGATTGAATGAGCATTTCCACCGGGCGAACATCAATGGCGCTGGAGAGCGGTTCACGGAATGCCACATTGAGGTGAACAGGACCGGGCGCGTAGTGATCAGTAGCGGTGTAGAAGGCATCGTGAGCAAGCTCTGCACCGCGTCGCTCTGCCGTTGCACCAGGAACAGGTGCGGGTTCGTCCACACTCAAGCGCACAGCAGGGCCGAAGATGTCGTGTTGGTGAGTGGTTTGGTTGCTGCCAATCTCACGCAGCTCTTCAGGTCGATCCGCAGTGAGCACAATCATGGGGACACCTGCATGGTGTGCCTCGAGAACGGCTGGGTGAAGATTCGCCACTGCAGAACCTGAGGTGGTAATGACAACCGCGGGAATGCGGGTTTCCACTGCAAGACCAAGAGCAAGGAACCCGGCAGCTCGCTCATCGATGCGCACGTGAAGTTTCACATCTCCGCGGCGTTCGAGCTCAGCAGCAACGAGAGCTAAAGCCTGTGAGCGTGCACCTGGCGAAAGAACAATGTGCTCAACACCAAGTTCAACAACATGTGTCAAAAACTCCGCAGCGAAAACAGAGGCAGGTGCTGGGTTAGCCACGGGGACCATCACCTGGAGGATCGGTATTCAACCCTCGAAGAAAATCAATGTCGTCATCTGGAGCGACCGAGCCACGCTTGGAACCTGGCCCGTTTTTGCGTCCACGTCCCACAGTGAGCCAGAGTATCGACCCCACAATCGGCAAGATCAGGATCAAGACAATCCACAAACCCTTGGGAACTCCGCGCACACGGAATCGGTCAATGAGAATGGCATCAACAAGACAGAACACCATGAGTGCCACAGCGACGGCAGCAAGAACGATGATCAAGCGAGTCATAGTGCTTCCAGTCTAGGTTGGCTCTCGAGTAGCTCACAGCCCCGCCGGTATAGACTTGGGGTGTGAAGAAATCGACATGGTTCTGGTTCAGCCTGATGCGCTTAGCGGCTTTTGCGCTCCCTCTGGCAATCATGCTGCTATTGGGAATGATTCCGTGGCTTGCCGCCACCCTCTCAGCCATCATCGGCCTCTGTGTTTCCTACATTTTCTTCGCGAAAACACGTAACGCTTTATCTGAATCGCTCTATGAAAAGCGGGCAGCCAAAAACGTCAACCATGACAAGGACGCCGACGCCGAGGACGCTGAAGTTGAAGCTGTCCTAGCCAAAGAAAGTAAAGGCAAGGCCTAAGCCATAAAGCAATCCAGTCAGACTGGAGAGCTTCAGAGCCAGGATGTATTCCTGTGGAGTCTTTGCGGTCAGCGTGATCAAGCAGGCTGGAAGCGCTGCGAGTAACGCAAAGAGCGTCAGGAATGCTGCCGCATAGAACAGGCCGAGATAGATGACGATTCCAAACGGAATCAACATTAAGAAGCAGAACAGCACAGCGGAGGGTGTGCGACCCATCCGCACTGCAAGAGTTTTCTTGCCAGCAAGCTTGTCTGTTTCGATGTCACGGATGTTGTTCACCACGAGTACAGCGCACGAGATCAAGCCAATCCCAACACCGCCGATGAGACTTTCTTGGCTGAGGTTTCCAGTTTGAACATACGTTGTCCCAACCGTGGCAACCAGTCCAAAGAAGATGAAGACCATGACTTCGCCGAGTCCGGCATAACCGTAGGGACGACGGCCGCCGGTGTAGAACCACGCAGCCACAATGGCAACAGCGCCAATAGCGAGCATCCACCATGCATTTGTCAGAATGACAATGAGGACCCCTGCCACGGCGGAGAGGGCGAAGAACGCCAATGCCACGGCAAGAACTTTTTTGGGATCAGCTGCACCAGAGCCAGTCAGGCGGGCAGGTCCCACACGGTAGTTATCAGTGCCACGAATGCCATCAGAGTAATCGTTGGAGTAGTTGACACCGATCTGCAGTGCGAGAGCAACAACCAAACACAACAGGGCAACAGGTGCATTGAACTGATCGGTAATTGCTGCTGCACCAGAACCAATCGCAACCGGTGCAAAGGCGAGAGGCAGAGTGCGAATGCGTGCGCCAGAAATCCAGTCAGCCGCCGTTGCCTTACGAGGCTTGTGCGAGGTTGAACCGTGGTGCTTCTTACTGGTCTTACTCATATGTCCGAGCCTACTTCTGTGACGCTGCGTATGAAGACAGTGTGAGCAGGTCTGGCTTGCCCGAACTCAGTCGAGGAATCTCCTCGATAAAGCAGACGACCTTGGGTGCGGCAACGCGACCTAGCTCCGCAACAATCTCGTCATAGATCTGTGCAGAGAGCTCTGCGTCTTCCTCAGCTCCAGGCACAACAACAGCTGGTCGAACACCCCATTCCGAATCTGGAATATGTATGACGAGAGCCTGTGAGCAGCCAGAAATTCCCCGAACTACAGCCTCTACCGCGTCGAGGTCAATCTTCAGTCCACCAGAGGTAATCACTCGGTCGAGACGACCAAGCACTGTAAGCACGCCGTTTTCTAGGGTCCCTGCATCTCCTGTGTGATACCAGATCTCTCCATTCCTATTTTGGAATGTATCTGCTGTGCGCTGTTCATCACCGACGTATTCACTAGCGAGCTGAGGGGCTGAGATAAGAATTTCATCTGAGCCTTCTGCTATCTCCACGTTCACTCCCGTGAGTGGAACCCCGTCATAGACACAACCACCAGAAGTCTCACTTGAGCCATACGTCGTGACAATCTTCACACCGAGTGCCTGTGCCCGTTCACGCAGATCAGGTTCCAGTGCTTGACCACCGATGAGGACAGCGTCCAGTGTGCGCAACGACTCGAGTGCCTCAGTGTTGTCTTCTGCTTCCTCGAGGACTCGTGCCAACTGAACGGGAACAAGTGCGGTGTATCGACGAGCACCTGTCATCTCGCTGACGGACTGCAGAAAGGTTCTTGCATCGAAAGGACCCGAGGGCATGAACACCGGTTCGGTTCCGGACTCAATGGAGCGCACAAGGACTGACATCCCTGCGATGTAGGTGAGGGGCAAAGCCAATAACCACTGCCCTGGCCCACCTAAACGTTCGTGTGCAGATTCTGCACTAGCTCGAAGTGCCGCAGCACTCAGCGCAACCGTCTTCGGTTTACCCGAAGTGCCAGATGTCTGAATAAGCAAAGCAGTTCCGTCAGGAGCTTCGGTCAGCGGTGTCTCTCCTGCTGCCACCATCCGTGAGGCTCGTGCGTCCCGAACCAGCACAGCAGGTCCGTTGTTGTTCAGTGCTTCCGAGAGTGCGGCAAAGACCTGCTGCGGCGCAGCCGCATCACAGAGCACCACAGCTGTCATGTGAGGCCTAGTAGTGCCAGGGGTAGGGTGACCAGTCAGGTTCGCGCTTCTGCAAGAAGGAGTCGCGACCTTCGACTGCCTCGTCTGTGCCATAGGCAAGACGGGTAGCTTCACCAGCGAAGACCTGCTGGCCCAAGATGCCATCGTCGACAGCGTTGAAGGCAAACTTCAGCATGCGAATAGCGGTGGGCGACTTGGTCATAATGGTTCGTGCCATTGCGAGAGCTTCTGTCTCGAGATTTTCGTGCGCCACAACGCGGTTGATGGCACCCATTTCATAGGCACGGTCTGCACTGTATTCCTCAGCGAGGAAGAACACCTCACGAGCAAACTTCTGACCCACCTGCTTGGCAAAGTAAGCGCTGCCGTAACCGGCATCAAACGAGCCCACGTCAGCATCGGTCTGCTTGAAGTGTGCGTGTTCACGGCTGGCAATAGAGAGATCGCAGACCACGTGGAGCGAGTGTCCACCACCTGCCGCCCAACCTGGGATGACAGCAATAACAACCTTGGGCATCGTGCGAATGAGGCGCTGCACTTCAAGAATGTGCAGACGACCAGTTCCCGTGGAACCGTCAGCGTATTCATAGCCTGCCTTGCCGCGGATGCGCTGATCTCCACCAGAGCAGAATGCCCAGCCGCCATCCTTGGGGCTAGGACCATTACCGGTGATGAGCACAACGCCCACCTTGCTGTTCTGACGGGCATCGTCGAGTGCGCGGTAGAGCTCATCAACCGTCTGGGGGCGGAAAGCATTGCGCACCTCGGGACGGTTGAAGGCAATGCGAGCAACCTGTCCGCGCACGTCGAGGTGGTAGGTGATGTCCGTGAAGCCTTCTGAGCCAGGTGCAACAACCCACTGCGTGGGGTCAAAGATGTCCGAAACGGGAGATGCCATGCCTCCAGCCTACGAGAACCACAGCAACGGTGGGAGACTAAGGACGTGCACCCACCTCTATCTGAGCTTCTCGCCACCGCCCACGTGGTCTCACTTCCCCTTGCGGTGAAGTTCCGGGGCATCTGGTCCAGAGAGATCATGCTGTTCCAAGGACTTGAGGGCTGGACCGAATTCAGTCCGTTCGTGGAATACAACGATGACGAGGCCGTGCACTGGCTTCGTGCTGCGATTGAGTTTGGCTGGCAGCCTCTGCCGAAGCTGCATCGCGACGAAATCAAGGTCAACGCCACCGTTCCTGCTGTTGCCCCAGATCAGGTAGCCGAAGTTCTTTCCCACTTTGATGGCTGTCGCACCGCCAAGGTGAAGGTGGGCGAACCCGGTCAGCTTCTCAGCGAGGACGTCGAGCGTGTGCGCGAAGTGCGCAGGATCCTGGGCCCTGAGGGCCGCATTCGCGTGGATGCCAACGCCGCCTGGAATGTAGACGAGGCAGAGCATGCCTTCCATGCCCTGGCTGAGTTCGATCTCGAATACGTCGAGCAGCCCTGCGCTTCACTCGAAGAACTCGCAGAGCTGCGTGAACGCACTCACTACATGGACGTGCTGATCGCTGCCGATGAGAGTATTCGTAAAGCAGAAGATCCTCGAGCAGTTGCACAAGCCGTTGCGGCAGATGTGTTGGTGCTCAAAGCACAGCCCTTGGGTGGCATCTCGAAAATTGTGGAGCTTTCTGAAGAAGTAACCCTGCCCATCGTGCTCTCCAGTGCCCTGGAATCTTCCGTGGGCATTGCCATGGGTCTCTATGCCGCAGCTGCGGTGAAAGTGCTCGACTACGACTGCGGCTTAGGAACAGCATCCCTGTTAGCCGGTGACGTCACTGAGGCACCTATGGTGGCCCAGGGGGGCTCTATTGCCGTGCAGCGTCCTGCGGTCAGTGAAGACTTGCTCGAGCGCTTCGCAGCCAGCTCTGACACCACTGCGTGGTGGCTGGAGCGGCTGGAGCGCTGCTACAACCTGCTCTAAGGCTTAGAGGCCTGAGTAAGCGTGCAGGCCCTTGAAGAAGATGTTCACCACTGTGAAGTTGAACATCACCGCGGCAAAGCCCACCATGGCTAGCCATGCAGAACGGCTACCACGCCATCCACGGGTGGAGCGGGCGTGGATGTAACCGGCATAGATGGTCCAGATAATGAAGGTCCAGACTTCCTTGGTGTCCCAACCCCAGTAACGACCCCAGGCCTTTTCTGCCCAGATGGCGCCGGCGATGAGGGTGAAGGTCCAGAGCACGAAACCGATGATGATCAGACGGTAAGCAAAGTTCTCCAGCTGCACAGAGTCAGGAAGTCTCGTCAGGAAAGCCAAACGTGTCTTCTCGCCCGCAGCAACAGCACTCTCTCGCTTGCCTTGAAGAAGCTGCATCAAGGAGAGTGCGAAGCCCAGGGCGAAGAAGCCCGTGGCAAGAGTTGCCACGAAGACGTGGATAACGAGCCAGTAGGACTGAAGCGCAGGTGGGAGTGGAGCGATCTCGACGTAATAGCGAGTGGCTGCAAGACCCAGCAGTAGCAGAACCAGACCTGTAACAAAGGAACCCAGGAACTTTATGTCCCATTTCAGGTTCACAAGAAGGAAGACGCCCACAATTACGAGGGTTCCCGTCATGGCGAACTCATACATGTTTGCCCAGGGAACTCGGGAAGCGGCAAGACCGCGCATCACTGTGGCAGCAAGTTGCAACAAGAAACCAATGACGGTCAGTGCCATCGCAACGCGAGCAAGCTTGCGTCGTTCGGGCACAACGGCGACCTTCTTTGCCTCGCCAACGGCTGCTGAATCGTCACTGGCACCTTTAGCAAGGTCAAGAGTGAACAGCACAAACGCGATGGCGTAGATTGCCATGGCCGAATAGAGGGCAAGAACGGAGTACTGCGAGAGGGTGTCAGTCACGGGTCAATCCTAAGGCTCGTTCGAGCTTGTCTTTCAGGGCAGCAACGGCGCCCTCAAGCGTTGGGTCATCACCACGGGCAAGACCAGCGCATTCCGCTGTAACCGAACCGTCTGAGTTTTCAGTGACCGAAACCCACATACGGCGGCGAGGGATAAAGAGCGAGATCAAGAGACCACCCAATGCCGCGAGGGAGAAGAAGAGAACCCACCCTTGCGTGGGATCACGGTGAATTTCGAGTGAGACGAAACGCTTCACACCGTCAAAGGTCACCGTACCCAAACCATTGGGAAGTTCGACGGTGTCACCGATTTTGAACTCGAGCGACTTCTGAGGCGCTTTGCGTCCTGCGAGTTTGGTCATGTCCTCGGTATCGAGGGCATAGACCGAACGAGGAATTCCTTCATCGACACCAAGATCCCCGGAATACACATCCAAAGTGAGGCGAGGGTCAATCAAGTCTGGATACATCGAGAAAAAGGCGCCGCTGTGGCCTGCGCTCACGGTGGGATAGAAGAAACCAATCAAACCAACTTGTTCAGCCAAGCCGTCAGGAAGTTTGATCACACCCAGAGAGGTGAGGTTCATATCCTGAGGCAGAAAGTTCACGGAGTCCGTAAAGACGACATTGCCTTCAGGGTCACGAACCGTCACCGTGGGGGCATAGCCATGGCCAAGGAGATAGACATCGGTGCCGGCAATGCGCAAAGGCTCGTTGACCTTGATGGTCTGCTTCTGAGGTTCTTCACCCTTAATTTGCGTGGTCACCTCAGCGGTGAAATCCACAGGCTGACCAATCGCGTTGGAGTTTTGCTCTTCATACACAGCAGTGAACTTGTCCAACTGAATTGTGTAAGGAGGAAGCGAGGCTGAGTTGAAGAAGCGTCCTGGGTTGAACGAGTCAAAGGCAATCAGTGAGTTAGTGAAGGCTTGGCCCTCATAAAAAGCGCGCTGACCGGCAAAGCCAAAGCCACCACCAAAGCCCACGGCAATGAGAACACCGACCAGGGCAAAGTGGAAGATGAGGTTTCCGGTCTCGCGCATGTATCCGCGCTCTGCAGAGACCGTAATTGCAGCTTCGGTCTTGAGCTTGCCCTTGCCTCCGGCAGCACGGTCATAGCGAGCGACGCGGTAACGGTCTGACTTGAGAACCTTGCGTGCTGCTTCGAGTACTTCTTCTGCGCTCTTGCCCGAGATAGTGAGCTTGGCATACGCAGGCAGGCGAACCAGGTTCGCAGGAGTAACAGGAGGCTGAGCACGCAATGCTTCGATGTGGTGCTTAGTGCGGGGAAGCACGCACCCAATCAGGGAAACAAACAGCAACAGATAGATGGCCGAGAACCACGCCGAGGAATACACATCGAACATCTGGAACTGATCCAGTATCGGTGCGGTGTCCTTGTGGTCGACGAAGTATTGGCTCACACCGTTGGGGTCTGAGCTGCGCTGTGGAACAAGAGAGCCAGGAACAGCAGCGATAGCCAGCAGCAACAGAAGGAGTAGCGCGGTGCGCATGCTGGTGAGCTGACGCCAGAACCAGCGCAGCCAGCCCACAACACCAAGGTTGGGGTTCATAATCTTGGCGTCGACGTCAACAGGTTTCGAATCAATGTGATCAGAGGGTCGGGACAAAGTTATTGATCACCGCCTGTAGTTGATAGATCCATGCAGTCCACAATCCCGTCACCATGAGCACACCCATGACGATCAGCAGAACTCCACCGAAGATGTTGATGGCTCGAATATGACGCTTGAGGAAAGCGACTGAGCCTGTTGCCCAGCCTAAGCCCAGAGCAAGAAGGACGAAGGGGATACCCAAACCGAGGCAGTAAGCAAAGCCGAGCAGCGCACCGCGCCAGGGCGAGGCAGCATCAATACTCAGCGACAAGATGGCGGTCAGCGTGGGACCCATGCATGGGGTCCAACCCAAACCAAAAACAATGCCCAGCAAGGGAGCGCCGGCGAGGCCCCTGGCTGGGGAAATCTTGAGCTTGGCGGTGCGTTGAAAGAAACCGAACTGTCCAATAAAGATAAAGCCCATGGCAATCACAACGAAGCCCAAGATGACCGTGATGAGTTCTTGCCATTGGATCAACCAGGCACCGATGGCTCCAAAGGCGGCGCCATAGAGAACAAAGACAAGAGAGAAACCGGCAATAAACAGCGAGACGCCGGCAACCATGCGACGAATGTTCCTGCGACGACCCTGCTTATCTGTTGCTGGTTGAGTCACTCCACTGACATAGGCAAGGTAGCCGGGAACAAGCGGGAGAACACAGGGTGAGGCAAAGGAGATGAGTCCGGCTAGCAACGCCAACGGGATGGCGACAAGAAGCTGCCCGCTGTAAACCAGCTCACCCACGTTCATTTACTGAGCGCTCGATTCCGCGGAGATGTCATTGATCAACGTAGAAAGAATGGACGGGTCTGTGAGTTGACCCAAGATGCGGGCCGCGACTCTGCCTTGGGCATCCAAGACCAACGTGGTG of the Aurantimicrobium photophilum genome contains:
- a CDS encoding 1,4-dihydroxy-2-naphthoyl-CoA synthase — protein: MASPVSDIFDPTQWVVAPGSEGFTDITYHLDVRGQVARIAFNRPEVRNAFRPQTVDELYRALDDARQNSKVGVVLITGNGPSPKDGGWAFCSGGDQRIRGKAGYEYADGSTGTGRLHILEVQRLIRTMPKVVIAVIPGWAAGGGHSLHVVCDLSIASREHAHFKQTDADVGSFDAGYGSAYFAKQVGQKFAREVFFLAEEYSADRAYEMGAINRVVAHENLETEALAMARTIMTKSPTAIRMLKFAFNAVDDGILGQQVFAGEATRLAYGTDEAVEGRDSFLQKREPDWSPYPWHY
- a CDS encoding AMP-binding protein; the protein is MTAVVLCDAAAPQQVFAALSEALNNNGPAVLVRDARASRMVAAGETPLTEAPDGTALLIQTSGTSGKPKTVALSAAALRASAESAHERLGGPGQWLLALPLTYIAGMSVLVRSIESGTEPVFMPSGPFDARTFLQSVSEMTGARRYTALVPVQLARVLEEAEDNTEALESLRTLDAVLIGGQALEPDLRERAQALGVKIVTTYGSSETSGGCVYDGVPLTGVNVEIAEGSDEILISAPQLASEYVGDEQRTADTFQNRNGEIWYHTGDAGTLENGVLTVLGRLDRVITSGGLKIDLDAVEAVVRGISGCSQALVIHIPDSEWGVRPAVVVPGAEEDAELSAQIYDEIVAELGRVAAPKVVCFIEEIPRLSSGKPDLLTLSSYAASQK
- a CDS encoding cytochrome c biogenesis CcdA family protein, which produces MNVGELVYSGQLLVAIPLALLAGLISFASPCVLPLVPGYLAYVSGVTQPATDKQGRRRNIRRMVAGVSLFIAGFSLVFVLYGAAFGAIGAWLIQWQELITVILGFVVIAMGFIFIGQFGFFQRTAKLKISPARGLAGAPLLGIVFGLGWTPCMGPTLTAILSLSIDAASPWRGALLGFAYCLGLGIPFVLLALGLGWATGSVAFLKRHIRAINIFGGVLLIVMGVLMVTGLWTAWIYQLQAVINNFVPTL
- a CDS encoding 1,4-dihydroxy-2-naphthoate polyprenyltransferase; amino-acid sequence: MSKTSKKHHGSTSHKPRKATAADWISGARIRTLPLAFAPVAIGSGAAAITDQFNAPVALLCLVVALALQIGVNYSNDYSDGIRGTDNYRVGPARLTGSGAADPKKVLAVALAFFALSAVAGVLIVILTNAWWMLAIGAVAIVAAWFYTGGRRPYGYAGLGEVMVFIFFGLVATVGTTYVQTGNLSQESLIGGVGIGLISCAVLVVNNIRDIETDKLAGKKTLAVRMGRTPSAVLFCFLMLIPFGIVIYLGLFYAAAFLTLFALLAALPACLITLTAKTPQEYILALKLSSLTGLLYGLGLAFTFFG
- the resB gene encoding cytochrome c biogenesis protein ResB — encoded protein: MSRPSDHIDSKPVDVDAKIMNPNLGVVGWLRWFWRQLTSMRTALLLLLLLAIAAVPGSLVPQRSSDPNGVSQYFVDHKDTAPILDQFQMFDVYSSAWFSAIYLLLFVSLIGCVLPRTKHHIEALRAQPPVTPANLVRLPAYAKLTISGKSAEEVLEAARKVLKSDRYRVARYDRAAGGKGKLKTEAAITVSAERGYMRETGNLIFHFALVGVLIAVGFGGGFGFAGQRAFYEGQAFTNSLIAFDSFNPGRFFNSASLPPYTIQLDKFTAVYEEQNSNAIGQPVDFTAEVTTQIKGEEPQKQTIKVNEPLRIAGTDVYLLGHGYAPTVTVRDPEGNVVFTDSVNFLPQDMNLTSLGVIKLPDGLAEQVGLIGFFYPTVSAGHSGAFFSMYPDLIDPRLTLDVYSGDLGVDEGIPRSVYALDTEDMTKLAGRKAPQKSLEFKIGDTVELPNGLGTVTFDGVKRFVSLEIHRDPTQGWVLFFSLAALGGLLISLFIPRRRMWVSVTENSDGSVTAECAGLARGDDPTLEGAVAALKDKLERALGLTRD
- the ccsB gene encoding c-type cytochrome biogenesis protein CcsB, which gives rise to MTDTLSQYSVLALYSAMAIYAIAFVLFTLDLAKGASDDSAAVGEAKKVAVVPERRKLARVAMALTVIGFLLQLAATVMRGLAASRVPWANMYEFAMTGTLVIVGVFLLVNLKWDIKFLGSFVTGLVLLLLGLAATRYYVEIAPLPPALQSYWLVIHVFVATLATGFFALGFALSLMQLLQGKRESAVAAGEKTRLAFLTRLPDSVQLENFAYRLIIIGFVLWTFTLIAGAIWAEKAWGRYWGWDTKEVWTFIIWTIYAGYIHARSTRGWRGSRSAWLAMVGFAAVMFNFTVVNIFFKGLHAYSGL
- a CDS encoding DUF4229 domain-containing protein, producing MKKSTWFWFSLMRLAAFALPLAIMLLLGMIPWLAATLSAIIGLCVSYIFFAKTRNALSESLYEKRAAKNVNHDKDADAEDAEVEAVLAKESKGKA
- the menD gene encoding 2-succinyl-5-enolpyruvyl-6-hydroxy-3-cyclohexene-1-carboxylic-acid synthase, coding for MANPAPASVFAAEFLTHVVELGVEHIVLSPGARSQALALVAAELERRGDVKLHVRIDERAAGFLALGLAVETRIPAVVITTSGSAVANLHPAVLEAHHAGVPMIVLTADRPEELREIGSNQTTHQHDIFGPAVRLSVDEPAPVPGATAERRGAELAHDAFYTATDHYAPGPVHLNVAFREPLSSAIDVRPVEMLIQSERRIEPGITIELTRGPNTIVIAGADAGPRAEQVAHEGGWPLIAEVTSGARFGRNLVPAYRELLANPELTSQIERIVVFGHPTLSREIPALIGDSSTGVQTVVVRGVAPEGYNPGLNVSSFVNDVTVEPGETDRDWLGLWIVSGREAFERYESTAIDAALATAPNVTASRSDSMEDKKAFLAAELAASRVKISRELLVDAVWRSTWPHDRLVFAASRLIRVADKFVGGKKISVHANRGLAGIDGTIGTGIGIALATENALTRIVVGDLAALHDAGSMLFGTQEERPRVQVIVGNDGGGTIFDALEVGQTASAENMDRVFLTPQQVDLEALATAYGWGYTKVATVSDLERALTGAGDGPELVEVELER
- a CDS encoding PLD nuclease N-terminal domain-containing protein; protein product: MTRLIIVLAAVAVALMVFCLVDAILIDRFRVRGVPKGLWIVLILILPIVGSILWLTVGRGRKNGPGSKRGSVAPDDDIDFLRGLNTDPPGDGPRG
- a CDS encoding o-succinylbenzoate synthase produces the protein MHPPLSELLATAHVVSLPLAVKFRGIWSREIMLFQGLEGWTEFSPFVEYNDDEAVHWLRAAIEFGWQPLPKLHRDEIKVNATVPAVAPDQVAEVLSHFDGCRTAKVKVGEPGQLLSEDVERVREVRRILGPEGRIRVDANAAWNVDEAEHAFHALAEFDLEYVEQPCASLEELAELRERTHYMDVLIAADESIRKAEDPRAVAQAVAADVLVLKAQPLGGISKIVELSEEVTLPIVLSSALESSVGIAMGLYAAAAVKVLDYDCGLGTASLLAGDVTEAPMVAQGGSIAVQRPAVSEDLLERFAASSDTTAWWLERLERCYNLL